A stretch of Candidatus Paceibacterota bacterium DNA encodes these proteins:
- the rplP gene encoding 50S ribosomal protein L16: MLYPKRVKHRKMMKGKTKGIANRGTEINFGSFGLKAMEPHWIKSNQIEASRRVLLRYFKGKGKIWIRIFPDKPVTFKGNEVGMGGGKGGVDHYVYPIKPGRIIFEVDGIPPDVAKDALKQAGRKFPIKTKVISNE, translated from the coding sequence TTGCTTTATCCAAAAAGAGTAAAACACAGAAAAATGATGAAAGGCAAGACAAAAGGAATCGCCAATAGAGGTACCGAGATAAACTTTGGAAGTTTTGGCTTAAAAGCAATGGAGCCACATTGGATAAAATCAAACCAGATAGAGGCTTCAAGAAGAGTACTTTTGAGATATTTTAAAGGCAAAGGAAAGATTTGGATAAGAATTTTTCCTGACAAGCCCGTAACTTTTAAAGGAAATGAAGTTGGCATGGGAGGTGGTAAAGGAGGAGTGGATCATTATGTTTATCCGATTAAACCGGGTAGGATTATTTTTGAGGTAGATGGTATTCCTCCGGACGTTGCTAAGGACGCATTAAAACAGGCCGGCAGAAAATTTCCCATCAAAACAAAAGTAATAAGCAACGAATAA
- the rplF gene encoding 50S ribosomal protein L6: protein MSKVGKKQIEILEGIKVDIKEDKILVEGPKGKLERNFPPEISIEKKENILKVSFSGPKEKKAYWGTWRSHVSNMIKGAKEGFEKKLKIEGVGWRASLEGKDLVLNVGFSHPVKISPPENVSFSIEKNIIIISGVDKELVGNIAAKIRKVRPPEPYKGKGIHYEDEIVRKKAGKKAVATME, encoded by the coding sequence ATGAGCAAGGTAGGCAAAAAACAAATCGAAATTTTAGAAGGAATTAAAGTGGATATTAAAGAAGATAAAATTTTAGTTGAGGGACCTAAAGGAAAATTAGAAAGAAATTTTCCCCCCGAGATTTCGATAGAAAAAAAAGAAAATATTTTGAAAGTTTCTTTTAGTGGCCCAAAAGAGAAAAAAGCATATTGGGGGACCTGGAGATCTCATGTATCAAATATGATAAAGGGAGCAAAGGAAGGATTTGAAAAAAAACTGAAGATAGAAGGAGTCGGATGGAGGGCGAGTCTTGAAGGTAAGGATTTAGTTTTGAACGTAGGTTTTTCCCATCCCGTTAAGATTTCTCCTCCTGAAAATGTTTCTTTCTCAATAGAGAAAAATATTATAATTATAAGCGGAGTTGATAAAGAGCTAGTTGGAAACATTGCAGCAAAAATAAGAAAAGTTCGTCCTCCTGAACCATATAAAGGGAAAGGCATTCATTATGAAGATGAAATAGTTAGAAAAAAAGCAGGTAAAAAGGCGGTTGCAACAATGGAATAA
- the rplB gene encoding 50S ribosomal protein L2, with amino-acid sequence MKVKKPTTPGQRGMITHDYSVLTKKKRERKLVKSLKVKAGRNKKGRITIRHRGGGEKRAYRKIDFGQEAMDIPAKVKSLEYDPNRSAFIMLLLYKNGEKRYRLSPEKIKLGDEVICKEDAQVKTGNRLKIKNIPVGTSIFNIEIIPGKGGKIVRSAGSYAQILSKEGTYANVVLPSKEIRKILQENYATVGIVSNPDHKTEVLGKAGKSRHRGKRPKVRGSAMNPVDHPHGGGEGRSPIGLKHPKTPTGKPAFGVKTRKKGKFSNRFIIRKRKSKKK; translated from the coding sequence ATGAAAGTAAAAAAACCAACAACCCCGGGCCAGAGAGGAATGATAACTCACGATTATTCTGTTTTGACAAAAAAGAAAAGAGAAAGGAAATTAGTAAAATCCTTAAAAGTAAAAGCTGGGAGAAATAAAAAAGGGAGAATTACTATTCGTCATAGGGGAGGTGGAGAAAAAAGAGCTTATAGAAAAATTGATTTTGGTCAGGAAGCAATGGATATTCCAGCTAAAGTTAAATCTTTAGAATATGATCCAAACAGGTCCGCTTTTATAATGTTGCTTTTATATAAGAATGGCGAGAAGAGATATAGATTATCTCCTGAAAAGATTAAATTGGGAGATGAGGTAATTTGCAAGGAAGATGCACAGGTTAAAACAGGAAACAGATTAAAAATAAAAAATATACCCGTTGGTACTTCGATTTTTAACATAGAAATTATTCCCGGAAAAGGAGGAAAAATTGTAAGAAGCGCAGGTTCTTATGCTCAGATTTTATCAAAAGAAGGGACATATGCTAATGTAGTTTTACCTTCAAAAGAGATAAGAAAAATCCTTCAAGAAAATTATGCTACAGTAGGAATAGTTTCTAATCCCGATCACAAAACAGAAGTTTTAGGAAAGGCCGGTAAGTCAAGGCATAGAGGCAAAAGACCAAAAGTAAGGGGAAGCGCGATGAATCCTGTTGATCATCCTCATGGAGGAGGTGAAGGAAGATCACCAATTGGATTAAAACATCCCAAGACTCCAACTGGAAAGCCTGCTTTTGGAGTAAAAACCAGAAAAAAAGGCAAATTTTCTAACAGGTTTATAATTAGAAAAAGAAAAAGTAAGAAAAAATAA
- the secY gene encoding preprotein translocase subunit SecY, with amino-acid sequence MWTKKFLEIFKHKDLRKKILFVFVMMVIFRAAASIPIPGIDAARLSAFFSRNQFFGLMNIFTGGALERLSVVMLGIGPYITAIIIMQLLTLVFPRLEELYKEEGEEGQRKFNQYARILTVPLAILQSFAMLKVLQGQKVIVGFTTFHLITSIITITAGAMFLMWIGELITEKGIGNGISLLIFAGIISGVPASIRQSAITWDPSQLPAWLAFIAVALIIMVGVVIINEARRNVPVSYAKRVRGHKMYGGVQTYLPMMVNPAGVMPIIFAMSIMLIPGMLGSAFKGSSITFLATVANFLNNLFQRQLVYGLSYFILVVLFTYFYTAVTFDPNNVSENLQKMGGFIPGIRPGENTANFLRHILNRVLFVGAIFLGIIAVMPSVVQGLTGISTFGFVLGGTSLLIIVAVVLETMAQIKGELEMRSYE; translated from the coding sequence ATGTGGACTAAAAAATTTCTTGAGATTTTCAAACATAAAGATCTACGAAAAAAGATTTTATTTGTTTTTGTAATGATGGTAATATTCCGCGCAGCAGCAAGTATTCCAATCCCGGGTATTGATGCTGCAAGGCTATCTGCATTTTTTAGCAGAAATCAGTTTTTTGGTTTAATGAACATTTTTACTGGTGGAGCCCTTGAAAGACTTTCTGTAGTAATGCTTGGTATAGGACCCTATATTACAGCGATTATTATAATGCAGCTTTTAACTTTAGTTTTTCCTCGTCTTGAAGAATTATATAAGGAAGAAGGAGAAGAGGGCCAAAGGAAATTTAATCAATATGCTCGTATTTTAACAGTGCCCTTGGCGATACTCCAGAGCTTTGCTATGTTGAAAGTTCTTCAAGGCCAGAAAGTTATTGTGGGCTTTACAACTTTTCATCTTATCACCTCTATTATTACAATTACCGCAGGCGCTATGTTTTTGATGTGGATCGGAGAGTTAATTACAGAAAAGGGAATTGGTAATGGCATATCGCTTTTGATTTTCGCTGGTATTATATCAGGAGTCCCCGCATCTATAAGACAATCTGCAATAACTTGGGATCCATCGCAATTACCTGCTTGGTTAGCGTTTATAGCTGTTGCACTTATTATCATGGTAGGTGTTGTGATAATAAATGAAGCCCGAAGAAATGTTCCTGTGTCTTATGCAAAAAGAGTGAGGGGACATAAAATGTATGGTGGTGTCCAAACATATCTTCCAATGATGGTAAATCCAGCGGGAGTCATGCCAATTATTTTTGCAATGTCGATTATGCTTATTCCTGGTATGCTTGGCTCTGCCTTTAAAGGTAGCTCCATCACATTTCTTGCCACGGTAGCGAATTTTTTAAACAATTTATTCCAGCGACAATTAGTTTATGGATTAAGTTATTTCATTCTTGTTGTGCTTTTCACTTATTTCTATACAGCAGTTACTTTTGATCCTAATAATGTTTCAGAAAATTTACAGAAAATGGGAGGATTTATTCCGGGAATAAGACCGGGCGAGAATACAGCGAATTTTCTACGCCATATTTTAAACAGGGTTTTGTTTGTTGGCGCGATATTTCTAGGTATTATTGCTGTTATGCCATCAGTTGTTCAGGGATTGACTGGTATTTCTACTTTTGGATTTGTGTTGGGAGGTACTTCGCTTCTAATTATTGTAGCTGTGGTTCTTGAAACTATGGCTCAGATTAAAGGTGAGCTTGAAATGAGAAGTTATGAGTAA
- the rplE gene encoding 50S ribosomal protein L5 encodes MLKENYKKKVIPEMKKDFGYKNDLSIPRIEKVIINTGIGKILSNIDPSNRNKVIENIVSEMSLIAGQKPILTESKKAVAGFKTREGSPVGLKVTLRGERMIDFLDRLFNIVIPRMRDFRGIKEKSIDEGGNLTIGIKEHIIFPEIAPEKAKNIFGLEVTIVINAKKRKEAVNLFKLLEIPLAPGEKNKFID; translated from the coding sequence ATGTTAAAAGAAAACTATAAAAAAAAGGTAATTCCTGAAATGAAAAAAGATTTTGGCTATAAAAATGATTTATCCATTCCAAGGATAGAAAAAGTGATTATAAACACGGGGATTGGGAAGATCTTAAGTAATATTGATCCTTCAAATAGAAATAAGGTGATTGAGAATATTGTTAGCGAGATGTCTTTAATCGCAGGACAGAAGCCTATTTTAACAGAAAGTAAAAAAGCAGTTGCTGGTTTCAAAACAAGGGAAGGATCGCCAGTTGGACTAAAAGTGACTTTAAGAGGTGAGAGAATGATTGATTTTTTAGATCGTCTGTTTAATATTGTTATTCCGAGAATGAGAGATTTTCGGGGCATTAAAGAAAAATCTATTGACGAAGGTGGTAACCTCACGATAGGAATAAAGGAGCATATAATTTTTCCAGAAATTGCACCAGAAAAAGCAAAAAATATTTTTGGGCTTGAGGTTACTATCGTCATAAATGCTAAAAAAAGAAAAGAAGCCGTTAATCTTTTTAAACTTTTGGAGATCCCGTTGGCTCCAGGAGAAAAAAATAAATTTATTGATTAA
- the rpsQ gene encoding 30S ribosomal protein S17 — MAKQKLKGRVVSDKMQKTVVVEIERAVYHPKYKKRYFISKKYKAHDEDNKFKEGDEVTIEETRPQSKDKRWVVLKNKTKK, encoded by the coding sequence ATGGCAAAACAAAAATTAAAAGGTAGGGTTGTTTCTGATAAAATGCAAAAAACTGTTGTTGTGGAGATAGAAAGAGCAGTTTACCATCCAAAATACAAAAAAAGATATTTTATTTCAAAAAAATATAAAGCGCATGACGAAGATAATAAATTTAAAGAAGGTGATGAGGTAACTATTGAAGAAACAAGGCCACAGAGCAAAGATAAAAGATGGGTGGTTTTAAAAAACAAAACAAAAAAATGA
- the rplX gene encoding 50S ribosomal protein L24, which produces MKIKKEDNVLITAGKDRGRKGKVFKIFPKQNKIIVEGLNIIKKHVRPKKEGEKGQIVDMPRPIDVSNVKLICPKCKKPTKVGYKIKKDKDKQKKYRLCKKCNAEIL; this is translated from the coding sequence ATGAAAATCAAAAAAGAGGACAATGTTTTAATAACAGCTGGGAAAGACAGGGGCAGGAAAGGCAAAGTGTTTAAAATTTTTCCAAAACAAAATAAGATTATTGTTGAGGGTTTGAATATTATTAAAAAACATGTAAGGCCAAAGAAAGAAGGAGAAAAAGGGCAAATAGTGGATATGCCAAGACCAATTGATGTCTCAAATGTAAAATTAATATGTCCTAAGTGTAAAAAACCAACGAAAGTGGGGTATAAAATAAAAAAAGATAAAGACAAACAAAAAAAATATAGGTTATGTAAAAAATGTAATGCTGAAATTTTATAA
- the rplW gene encoding 50S ribosomal protein L23 — protein sequence MAWRSLKQPLISEKATFLEEQGKYIFKVLERTNKREIKKAIEDIYRAKVDKVNIMNTKGKKRRIGQVEGKKPGYKKAIVTLKKGDKIEVVPR from the coding sequence ATTGCGTGGCGTTCATTAAAACAGCCTTTAATTTCAGAAAAAGCAACATTTCTTGAAGAACAAGGTAAATATATTTTTAAAGTTTTAGAAAGAACAAATAAGCGAGAAATCAAAAAAGCAATTGAAGATATTTATAGAGCAAAAGTCGATAAAGTAAACATTATGAACACAAAAGGCAAGAAGAGAAGAATAGGTCAAGTCGAAGGAAAAAAACCAGGTTATAAAAAAGCAATTGTGACATTAAAAAAAGGAGATAAAATAGAAGTGGTGCCAAGATAG
- the rpsS gene encoding 30S ribosomal protein S19 yields MARSLKKGVYLDEKLLKKLKKAKEENNKKPIKTWSRSSMIIPEMVGFTFLVHNGKEFLSVDVREEMVGHRLGEFSPTTKFTKHGGRMERELAKTEGQVSGTEPSKMSPTEGEKKEKN; encoded by the coding sequence ATGGCCAGATCACTTAAAAAAGGAGTATATTTAGATGAAAAATTGTTAAAGAAATTAAAAAAAGCCAAAGAAGAGAATAATAAAAAACCAATTAAGACATGGTCAAGGTCTTCAATGATTATTCCTGAGATGGTAGGATTTACTTTTTTGGTTCATAATGGAAAAGAATTTTTATCCGTAGATGTTAGAGAAGAAATGGTAGGCCACAGACTTGGAGAATTTTCTCCTACAACAAAATTTACCAAACATGGCGGAAGAATGGAAAGAGAATTAGCAAAAACAGAAGGACAAGTGAGCGGTACAGAGCCATCAAAAATGAGCCCAACAGAAGGCGAAAAGAAAGAAAAAAACTAA
- the rpsC gene encoding 30S ribosomal protein S3, with protein sequence MAHKVHPKIIRIGITEEWESVWFSSLKKYKKIIQEDLKIRDFLKKKLGKGIIEKVKIERTGNKINIIIKTPKPGVVIGRGGEGVEMLSKTVAKMIKEKEIKIDIEEVKDPSLSASIIAQQIAMDIERRVPYRRAAKRAIERIFQRREVEGLKIKIKGRLNGADIARSETFKEGKLPLQTLRSDIDYSEQRARCSYGTVSVKVWLYKGEKI encoded by the coding sequence ATGGCACATAAAGTCCATCCAAAAATAATTAGAATAGGAATTACCGAAGAATGGGAATCGGTTTGGTTTTCTTCGCTAAAAAAATATAAAAAAATAATTCAAGAAGATTTAAAAATAAGGGATTTTCTTAAAAAGAAACTGGGCAAGGGAATTATAGAGAAAGTTAAAATAGAAAGAACGGGCAATAAAATTAATATTATAATAAAAACACCAAAGCCAGGAGTTGTTATTGGCAGAGGGGGCGAGGGCGTTGAAATGCTTTCAAAGACAGTCGCAAAAATGATAAAGGAAAAAGAAATTAAGATTGATATTGAGGAAGTGAAAGATCCGTCTTTAAGTGCTTCTATTATTGCTCAGCAGATTGCAATGGATATAGAAAGAAGAGTCCCTTATAGAAGAGCTGCCAAAAGAGCAATAGAAAGGATATTCCAGAGAAGAGAAGTAGAGGGTTTAAAGATAAAAATAAAAGGAAGATTAAATGGTGCCGATATTGCAAGATCAGAAACGTTTAAAGAAGGAAAATTGCCTTTGCAGACATTAAGAAGCGATATAGACTATTCTGAACAAAGAGCTCGTTGTAGTTACGGCACCGTAAGCGTAAAGGTTTGGCTTTACAAAGGCGAGAAAATTTAA
- a CDS encoding 30S ribosomal protein S5, with protein MNFKEEEFESRLLDIARVTRVTAGGRAFRFRATIAVGNKNGKVGVGVAKGRDVSQAIEKATKKAKKDLLDVEIENETIPFDITIKYQGAKILLKPQKKGRGIVAGGVVRVICDLAGIENVTGKLLSKTNNKINIARATLKALEKIKKIKKS; from the coding sequence ATGAATTTTAAAGAAGAAGAATTCGAATCCAGGCTTTTAGACATTGCTCGCGTTACAAGGGTAACAGCAGGTGGGCGAGCTTTTCGTTTTAGAGCAACAATAGCTGTGGGAAATAAAAACGGTAAAGTGGGAGTTGGTGTGGCTAAAGGAAGAGATGTTAGCCAGGCTATAGAAAAGGCTACAAAAAAAGCAAAAAAAGATCTTTTAGATGTTGAAATAGAAAATGAAACAATACCTTTTGATATTACAATAAAATATCAAGGTGCTAAAATTTTATTAAAACCCCAGAAAAAAGGAAGAGGTATTGTTGCTGGTGGGGTTGTGAGGGTGATTTGTGACCTTGCCGGAATAGAGAATGTTACCGGTAAGTTACTTTCAAAGACAAATAATAAAATTAATATTGCAAGAGCCACATTAAAGGCTTTGGAAAAAATTAAAAAAATAAAAAAATCATAA
- the rpsH gene encoding 30S ribosomal protein S8 codes for MKIMDPIADMLTKIRNAQAAKKNTVSIPFSNLKYNILKVLEKEGFIESIKKRGKKTNKIIISLKYNKDGSPRINYLKRVSKSGRRVYMKSKNVYFPKSGYGVLLLSTQKGILTSKEAKKEKTGGEVLCEVW; via the coding sequence ATTAAAATTATGGATCCAATTGCCGACATGTTAACAAAGATTAGAAATGCTCAAGCCGCTAAGAAAAATACGGTAAGTATTCCTTTTTCTAATTTAAAGTACAACATTTTAAAAGTTTTAGAAAAAGAAGGATTTATTGAAAGCATTAAAAAAAGAGGAAAAAAAACTAATAAAATTATTATTTCTCTTAAATACAATAAAGATGGTAGTCCAAGAATAAATTATTTAAAAAGGGTTTCAAAATCAGGAAGAAGAGTGTATATGAAAAGTAAAAATGTTTATTTTCCAAAATCTGGCTATGGTGTTTTATTATTATCAACACAAAAAGGTATCCTAACCTCAAAAGAAGCGAAGAAGGAAAAAACAGGAGGAGAAGTTCTTTGTGAGGTTTGGTAA
- the rplV gene encoding 50S ribosomal protein L22 gives MEIKASLRNYRIAPRKIRLIADLIRGKTLEDAKREIKFYKKRGSLPVSKILDSATANAKNNLDLKNEEVKKLFIKKIVVEEGPKLKRWRPVSRGSANEIKKRTSHIKIILAPKENDKKNKLKKSSKNNK, from the coding sequence ATGGAAATAAAAGCTTCATTAAGAAATTATAGGATTGCACCAAGGAAAATTAGATTAATTGCAGATTTGATAAGGGGCAAAACATTAGAAGACGCAAAGAGAGAAATAAAATTTTACAAAAAAAGGGGATCTTTGCCTGTTTCAAAGATTTTAGACTCTGCAACAGCGAATGCCAAAAATAATCTTGATTTAAAAAACGAAGAAGTAAAGAAACTTTTTATAAAGAAAATAGTTGTTGAAGAAGGCCCTAAATTAAAAAGATGGCGTCCAGTTTCAAGAGGCAGTGCTAATGAGATTAAAAAAAGAACTAGTCATATTAAGATTATTTTAGCTCCAAAAGAAAATGATAAAAAAAATAAATTAAAAAAATCTTCCAAAAATAATAAATAA
- a CDS encoding nucleoside monophosphate kinase: MKIINLIGPPGSGKGTQAKLLADKFFLEYVGSGDVLRKRQKVNDFTGKKLKETMNKGELVPSFVVIKILGDKLEKLKKKKNIKGFVLDGWTRTIYESILMDESLEWYAWADKVKFVLIKISNKESFNRLTKRRQCKKCGNLIPWLGEFKRIKKCDKCGGELIVRSDDEIKGIKKRLEEYNKETAQAIRYYKKQKRLIEVNGEQSIERVFDEMVGKLSVRD; the protein is encoded by the coding sequence ATGAAGATAATAAATTTAATTGGTCCACCCGGTTCCGGGAAAGGAACCCAAGCTAAGTTATTAGCTGATAAATTTTTTTTAGAATATGTCGGTAGTGGGGATGTTTTAAGAAAACGTCAAAAAGTAAATGATTTTACCGGAAAGAAGCTTAAAGAGACGATGAATAAAGGCGAATTAGTCCCAAGTTTTGTTGTTATAAAGATTCTGGGAGATAAGCTAGAGAAGCTTAAAAAGAAAAAAAATATTAAGGGTTTTGTTTTAGATGGTTGGACGAGAACAATTTATGAGTCTATTTTAATGGATGAATCTTTAGAGTGGTATGCTTGGGCAGATAAAGTAAAATTTGTTTTGATTAAAATTTCTAACAAGGAATCATTTAATCGTCTTACGAAAAGAAGACAATGTAAAAAATGCGGTAATCTTATTCCTTGGCTGGGAGAGTTTAAAAGAATTAAAAAATGCGATAAATGTGGGGGAGAGCTTATTGTAAGATCGGATGACGAAATTAAAGGTATTAAAAAAAGGCTTGAAGAATATAATAAAGAGACCGCACAAGCGATTAGATACTACAAAAAACAGAAAAGACTAATTGAGGTTAATGGTGAACAATCTATCGAGAGAGTTTTTGATGAGATGGTTGGGAAACTTTCAGTTCGAGATTGA
- a CDS encoding GreA/GreB family elongation factor: MDSFVSEEVLEKLKSDLEKLKSQRKEIAERLKKSAGFGDLTENSEYQQAREDKEILETKIMELEKKIKNVQVKKKLDSNDKVSFYSKVRVKNNNDFLELTLVSPEDANFKEGKVSYESPLGQGLLGKEKGDKIKIITPEGNKEYEILFID, translated from the coding sequence ATGGATTCATTTGTTTCAGAAGAAGTATTAGAAAAATTAAAATCAGATCTAGAAAAGCTTAAATCTCAAAGAAAGGAGATAGCAGAACGCTTAAAAAAAAGTGCAGGTTTTGGTGATCTTACTGAAAATTCAGAATACCAGCAAGCTAGAGAAGATAAAGAAATACTTGAAACAAAAATAATGGAACTTGAGAAAAAAATAAAGAACGTCCAAGTTAAAAAGAAGCTGGATTCTAATGATAAAGTTTCTTTTTATTCCAAGGTTAGAGTAAAAAATAATAATGATTTTTTAGAACTTACATTGGTTTCTCCCGAGGACGCTAATTTTAAAGAAGGAAAAGTTTCTTATGAGTCGCCTCTTGGTCAAGGCCTTTTAGGAAAAGAAAAAGGTGATAAAATAAAAATAATAACACCAGAAGGTAATAAAGAATACGAGATATTATTTATTGATTAA
- the rplR gene encoding 50S ribosomal protein L18 translates to MKKKQKEKEIKIKRKKRRQMAKIRGTKDRPRLSVFRSNKHIFSQIIDDKEGKTLVAASDKEIEKTKREKSERAFMLGELIAKKASKKAIKKVVFDRGRYKYHGRVKALADGARKAGLKF, encoded by the coding sequence ATGAAAAAAAAACAAAAAGAAAAAGAGATAAAAATCAAGAGAAAAAAAAGAAGACAAATGGCGAAAATAAGAGGCACAAAAGATCGTCCCCGTCTTTCAGTTTTTCGTTCAAACAAGCATATCTTTTCTCAAATAATTGATGACAAAGAAGGAAAAACTTTGGTTGCAGCAAGCGATAAAGAGATTGAAAAGACAAAAAGAGAAAAATCAGAAAGAGCTTTTATGTTGGGAGAACTTATCGCAAAAAAAGCATCAAAAAAAGCAATAAAAAAAGTAGTTTTTGATAGAGGTCGTTATAAATATCACGGAAGGGTGAAAGCATTGGCTGACGGCGCTAGAAAGGCGGGTTTAAAGTTTTAA
- the rplN gene encoding 50S ribosomal protein L14 encodes MIQAGTKLKVTDNTGAKIVQCFKIPKGTRHRYARIGDVVIVSVKEAEPRKIVKKKDILRAVIVRQKKPYRLENGCYLKFDENAVVILEGKTKSPKGNRILGPLPRILRQKGFKKITEMAKELV; translated from the coding sequence ATGATTCAAGCGGGTACTAAATTGAAAGTAACTGATAATACTGGAGCAAAAATAGTTCAGTGTTTTAAAATACCAAAAGGCACAAGACATCGATATGCACGAATTGGTGATGTTGTTATAGTTTCTGTTAAAGAAGCAGAACCAAGAAAAATAGTAAAAAAGAAAGATATTTTAAGGGCAGTTATCGTACGTCAGAAAAAGCCATATCGTTTAGAAAACGGTTGCTATTTAAAATTTGACGAAAATGCAGTAGTTATTCTTGAGGGAAAAACCAAATCTCCGAAAGGAAATCGTATTTTAGGACCCCTTCCAAGAATTCTTCGCCAAAAGGGTTTTAAGAAAATTACCGAAATGGCAAAAGAATTAGTTTAA
- a CDS encoding type Z 30S ribosomal protein S14, translating to MPKKSQIEKTKAKPKYKTRKTRRCFRCGRRRGYIRKFGLCRICFRELANKGLLPGIKKSSW from the coding sequence ATGCCAAAAAAATCACAAATAGAGAAAACCAAAGCAAAACCAAAGTATAAGACAAGAAAAACCAGAAGATGTTTTAGGTGTGGAAGAAGAAGAGGGTATATAAGAAAATTTGGTTTGTGTAGAATATGTTTTAGGGAATTAGCAAATAAAGGTCTTTTGCCCGGAATTAAAAAATCGTCTTGGTAG
- the rpmC gene encoding 50S ribosomal protein L29, whose amino-acid sequence MKIKEIEKKPEKERQQLLQEKRERLRQINFSIATGKVKNVREIRLIKRDIARILTVVDIKKEKQNQVKK is encoded by the coding sequence ATGAAGATAAAAGAAATCGAGAAAAAACCTGAAAAAGAGAGACAACAGTTATTGCAGGAGAAAAGAGAAAGGCTTCGCCAGATTAACTTTTCTATTGCAACAGGGAAGGTAAAGAACGTAAGAGAAATTAGATTGATCAAAAGGGATATCGCGAGAATATTAACAGTAGTTGATATAAAAAAAGAAAAACAAAATCAAGTCAAAAAATAA
- the map gene encoding type I methionyl aminopeptidase has product MVSIKTSQEISLIREGGKILSEIIKLLKKESKVGIKTKDLEKKAGELIKKRGVKPSFLNFEGYPAVLCSSINEEIVHAIPSERILRNGDILSLDLGIYFKGYHSDMAVTVPIGEVLPEKRRLIWVTKKTLKLAIKKSRIGNTFGDIGNTIQRYVEGQGFNVVRDLCGHGIGKRLHEPPQVLNFGKRHRGEKIKEGMVFCIEPMITMGDWKIKKSKDGYGYETKDGSLSCHFEHTIAITKEGPIVLTE; this is encoded by the coding sequence ATGGTTTCAATAAAAACAAGTCAGGAAATTTCTTTAATAAGAGAAGGCGGGAAAATTTTATCAGAAATAATAAAATTACTTAAAAAAGAATCGAAAGTCGGGATAAAGACTAAAGATCTTGAAAAAAAAGCGGGAGAACTCATTAAAAAAAGAGGCGTAAAACCATCTTTTTTAAATTTTGAAGGATATCCTGCTGTTCTTTGTTCATCGATAAATGAAGAGATTGTACATGCTATACCTTCAGAAAGAATCTTAAGAAATGGAGATATTTTATCCCTAGACCTAGGTATTTATTTTAAAGGATATCATTCGGATATGGCAGTTACAGTTCCAATAGGTGAAGTTCTTCCAGAAAAAAGGAGATTAATTTGGGTAACGAAAAAAACTTTAAAATTAGCAATTAAAAAATCAAGAATAGGCAATACTTTCGGAGATATTGGAAATACTATCCAGAGGTATGTTGAAGGGCAAGGATTTAATGTTGTACGGGATCTCTGTGGGCATGGGATTGGGAAAAGATTACATGAACCACCGCAGGTTTTAAACTTTGGGAAAAGACATAGGGGCGAGAAAATTAAAGAAGGAATGGTTTTCTGTATAGAACCAATGATTACTATGGGAGATTGGAAGATAAAGAAATCAAAAGATGGTTATGGATATGAAACAAAAGATGGTTCTTTATCCTGCCATTTTGAACATACGATCGCCATTACAAAAGAAGGCCCGATAGTTTTAACAGAATAA